DNA sequence from the Xyrauchen texanus isolate HMW12.3.18 chromosome 32, RBS_HiC_50CHRs, whole genome shotgun sequence genome:
aagtttccacagtctgtgttggtttggggagccatgtcatcggctggtgttggtccactgtgctttattaagtccagagtcaacgcagccgtctaccgggaccttttagagcacttcatgcttccttcagcagacaagctttatggagatgctgacttcattttccagcaggacttggcacctgcccacactgccaaaagtaccaaaacctggttcaatgaccatggtattactgtgcttgattggccagcaaactcgcctgacctgaaccccatagagaatctatggggcattgccaagagaaagatgagagacatgagaccaaacaatgcagaagagctgaaggccgctattgaagcatcttggtcttccataactcCTCAGCAGTGccgcaggctgatagcatccatgccacgccgcattgaggcagtgattaatgcaaaaggggcccaaaccaagtactgagtacatatgcatgattatacttttcagagggccgacatttctgtatttaaaatcctttttttttattgatttcatgtaatattctaattttctgagattctgaatttggggttttcataagctgtaagccataatcatcaaaattatatcaaataaaggcttgaaatatcttactttgcttgtaatgagtctatataatatattagtttcaccttttaagttgaattactgaaattaattaacttttgcacaatattctcatttttcgagtttcacctgtgtgtatatatatatatatatatatatacagtatctcacaaaagtgagtacatccctcacatttttgtaaatatttgattatatcttttcatgtgacaacactgaagaaatgacactttgctcaatgtaaagtagtgagtgtacaactTGTATAAGagtgtaaattgtacacatttataaataaaataaaaaatgattaataatatattatatatatatagtatattattaatcatttttgattttatttataaatgtgtacaattgctaattaatttatttttattattttaacatttgacaATGAGCAGATATaaatcaatataattatacaggaaaaaaatacaatgattttatcattgtatttttataattataatggataatatatataaaaaaactgtttgtatttaaaatataaactattaaatatattatgattttaatataCAGTGTTTGAATAAGTGCATGCATTTTCAGAATTAAATAAGACAAATAAGGGGTATAACATTACAGATGAACAAAAACATGATTGCATTTGTTAGTTATTTGTTagtaattatttattgtttaagaAAGGTTTTAAGACCAAGTGATTATATTGTATGACATGTAAGCTTAATTCAGTATCaccatattatttgtatttacttctgaaaagcagcacaattttatatataaatgtatatcagATCACACACTTCTGCAATtacaacattacatttttgttaaaataagttaaacatttatttatgtacaaaagttgcatatattttgttttattttttattttattggggGAAGGTGTGTTAGGGAGTAACACACCCACACCATTCTGATATAAATGATTTACTATACACGCACATTGAACAAAATATCTTAGCTTTTCCTCCTTGCTCTGTATTGATTACTGAATGTCAATGATTAGAACATTCGAGTGGAGGAAGACAAGAAAAGTGACAAATTATTGACCTTCGAGGTAAAGATAAGCCACACCCTATATTATCCTTCAATATATATTAAACTTGGCATTTAACTtcagaaaaattataattaattatatttttatttatacataattaAGAGAAGATTGTTAAGAAAATAATTCGTGGATTATTAAGTCACTAACAGATAAAGTGTATCGTTAAACTAATAACCACACAGAGGCCATTGTCAATTTTATGTAATTGCCCCTCCCCTAAACCACATGGTTGGGATTCCTGACTCTCTGATTGGTCGATACCTGTGTCACTCACGTCATTTCTTACACAAGTGGGCGTGAGTATATAACAGAAGCGCGTGTTTATGGTTTGTGCTTGTGTAAAGTGTCTACTGAAGGAAATAAGGACGAATTTCTCACCTTAAGTCGAAAATTAAACACATAGAAAATGTCGTCCGTGGATATGACCAAGTTAGGAGCCAACAAGCTGAAAAACAGCACGACTGGAGAGGTAAtaatttaactgaaataaaatatagCTTGTTATGGGAAGAGAGTGGCAGATATTTTCACATGGCAGCTGTCATTATTTAAATCAAATCAGAAATTTATATGCatgcagtttaaaaaatataaaccaGATTTCCTTATCTGAAATGTGAATGAATCATTACATTGTTGCTTAAAATTAGTTACTAACTTCCTGTTATGACCTCATAACGATTGAGAGACTCCGACTACGTCTTAGaacttcattttttatttatttaaagttttcttTTTACCCCTATGAACTATATAGTTGAGATGCAAAACGCTCAAAAGTAATTTACATTTGATATGGGCTATttagattttatgttttaatgtcaTGTCTCTGGGCTAGGTTTGCTCTCAGGAAAGTCGATGTATTGTAAACACATTATTGACACTTCAGGTGTGAATGAGGACTCATTTATTGTTTGCAGGTGTCTATATTGCCATATGACGTTAATTGCAATGTGAGAACTGATTACGCAATGCAGAACAACACATAATCTGaatatatttaaaggggtcatgacatgagaaaccaaatttgccttgatcttttggtatataagaggtctttgtatcattaaaacgtcctgcaagtttaatattttaagacgtcctccccattctaaacgaatcatttatttaatcaagctcaaaatacagctcgttctggattcatggttagaagtgacgtgacggttagaagtgacgtaacagcgtttgcatatgaccgcctccagcacaagataactacgctttaagcgcaagacaactacgctcatttcagtatcgccgtcgcctcacaagtgttcagtcgatggacagcgagctctgacagagactacttgtgcacaggaaaattacgatgccacacagatgtgctgttcctggctgtggtcaaacaaaacctctgaataagctgccgaaagatccagacgtcagggaaaaatggatgcagtttattttttgcggatcgacccagtcacggcagtgttaacttaagcgtttgttctgtacattttaaggatgactgttttgagaacaaatctcaatatgatgctggctttgccagaaaactgttgctcaaagataagtccgtgccgactattctgggaacaacgacgacgcaaactgtaagtaatctattttaaactttaaactactttttaaagcgcaatttcattcattatgaataatcacagtgtttttacttagtttacttgcatattgttctggctgggggcgtcaataattgatacataggcactgacgttagccaatcataacagtgggcgttaacactgaagtcttaaatggaaaacgcccccaaaacagactgtttgaatcagaggatgagaaacagggtgggaaaaggtcataaatcactagattttaaaagtttttcttaaaaaaaaaaaaatattaatactataattgcacctaagggaacataataatacaataaaaaaaaccatgtcatgacccctttaacttgtTTTGGGCTTCTTTTGTGGTTTTTCTTGCGTTTTTCGTCATATGTGCATCTTAAGGTACCTGCAACTACATATTTTTGAACACCGTATTTTAAATCACATTGGTAAGCATTTGATCAGATCCTCAATTTATAGTCTCCGGATCCATGtttatattggacatcaagtggtgacccatcACAGTACCAACATTCTTTGTTGTACAAAATTATCAAAAGTCctgaaactttttttaaatgcttaagcAACTACAAGTAGGATTCACCAGTCTGTAACGCACTGAACAACACTAGGCTATATAGTGTATTTAGATTAGTCCTATGTCAAAGAGACAGAGAAATTTGCTTAGATTTTGGACTGGCAGAGACTATCCTGATGTCATTACCGACCACTTTATTGATGTGAATTTCTTGTAATCTTTTTTTTCAGATGGTGGAAATCGGTTCGCTTTGGCGTGACCAGACAGTCATTCTCTTCTTCCTGCGGAGGTTTGGTTGTCAGGTGTGCCGATGGATGGCAGCGGAGGTCAGTAAACTGGAAAAGGACCTGAAAGCAAACGGTGTCGCTCTGATCGGCATTGGACCTGAAGACATGGGAGTGAAGGAGTTCAAGGATGGGGAATTCTTCAAGGGAGGTGAGGATTTGTCACTTGGGTggttatatatttgtatttactataaaATGTGGTTAAAGGAAGTAGTGATGCACCGATACTGATTTTAACTGAATTTATGGGTATAATAAAAATATCTCAGATGTCAAAGTCTCCTGGTTTCAAAgagttttggatggtttccctcatcatgtagatAATGATACATACAGATAAGTGCCattttcacaactgtcacgtccatttatgcagtttttccacattaacgtgagaataaatattcaatattacatgttcttaggagtgccaacccttttacatattgtggctattaggGATGCTGCACAATTGATTGAATTAAGTTTGAAATCGCAACAAGGTCTTGCGCGATTACAAATTCATGAAAGGCTGCATTTAAAAATGGACGGCAATCAATGCTTCAGTTAGCAattgtgtaagcaagcggcaccctctagcggtctggatggTGTTTTCCATTAGCCATTACACCACTATAGAATTAAAAGGGCATTTGTTcctttggaattttttttatggatgttGTTGACATTTGTGGAATTGCCAAACAAAATTTGCATAATCTGAATTTGTGatgttttattatatacagtTCAAACATGTCAAATTTGAGTTCTgctgttttgaactgcaaaaacagaagtgcaaaagtgttttagaatataaaataacctTTTATTTACATCATGCATCATGCTatgatatttagttatttttcaatattgtttaatctttttatcttctatttatctttgATTGTGACTCTCTTAATTTTGGCCTGTCATGTTCAACGGATCTAATCTATgttcaattaaattatttattgttagaacaaaagcctttgtacctctttgtacatttttaaacataattcctgagcaaaacagtgatctgatgacaaaataaggtaagtggcaaaatattggtATTGGCATCAGTATCAGCCAATAATTATTTGTTAAAATCGGTGTCAGTATTGGTCAAATATTttcatatcagtgcatccctagttgctgttattatttctggattgtgcatttgaattcatatAGTTTTTCACACAAAGTTTGTTTCTAATTAAATCTAAATAAACTTTTTATATCGTGTGTTCATGCTTATAACTGATATATCGATGGCTTTAATTTGGTTAATAATTGCCAGATAAATGTCGTCAGACGGTGCATCCctaaatggaatagttcacccaaaaatgttaattctgtcatcatatattgAGAGCACTGGGGCTGTTAATGTCCGAAATGacaaaaatgcaccataaaacTTGTTCTGCCCGCAGCCTCAAACGCCTTGCTTGAAATGGCAGTCAGTTAACATCTCAAAAAGACAACAAACAAAGTAGTTTCGTCACCTCTTTACTGGTGTCAATTGAATGGGtaaaactgcagaaaatacaAGGATGACATAGTAAATACGTAACGTTAACAAATATATCCAATTATAGCTAACAAATGCTCTTAGCCCACATTAAGAAATGCAGCAATGAGCAGAGGCCATGAACAAATTGTAGAAAATagcttgtaaataataataaacaactttacatgaATCAGTCCTCATTACTTAATTATACTTAATTGATTGCAGCATACGACAATGCCTTCAAAATCAACTGTATTCATGGATAAACAGCAGCCATGACCACTATGCTGTTTGCCTGCCCAGCTGGAACTAGGTGCTCATTTATAACATCATCAATAAAGGACTAAATCAGTAAGATCATGTAATGCCATCTTTCACCAGGAAGAGTCATAATTGCGCCACATAACCAATTAGaataacaaaactgaaaattacagAACACTCCCTGTCTGGTCTGCGAAGGATACCAAATTTTCTTTACTTTAAATTTAGAAACAACAAATAATCTGAATATATTTAACTTGTTTTGGGCTTCTTTTGTGGTTTTCCTTGCGTTTTTCGACATATGTGCATTTTAAAGTATTACATGTTTTTGTACACTGTATTTTAAATCACATTGGAAAGCATCTGATCAGATCctcaatttattatttttcattggtTTTCATCTCCGGATCCATGTTTATATTGGATATCAAGTGGTGATCATCACAGTAACAACATTCTTTATTGTACAAAATTATCAAAGTCCTGAAAATCTAACATTGAGATGTATTCATATTACCATGCACTGCATCGGTCCAAAAATATTGACAAACACTAAAAGGACTTGAATCGGAATATGAACACTTTTCAAATTAACTACAAGTAGGATTCACCAGTTTGTAACACATCGAACAACACTAGGCTATATAATGTATCTAGATTAGTCATATGTCAAATTGACAGAGAAATTTGCGCCAAAGATTTTGGACTGGCAGAGACCATCCTGTCCTGAATTGTGCTTAGCTTTGTTTTCTCCGGAAGGAGAAGGACTAACTCATTAATTGGTCTCTGAAACCGCTTGAGTTTTTCTTTCCCAATGATTTTTACTTGCACCTTTCGAACTCGCCCATCCCGGCTGGAGTATGCTTCTGTGACAATTCCCAAAGGCCACTGATTTCTCTTAGATTGAGAATCCTTCAACAGAACCACACTGCCAGGTGTAAAGTTGGGCTGGTGGCAATGCCATTCTCTTTGAGATGTGtgcaaatcaaatttacaaagCAACCCAAGGCTTCGCTGCACTGGAAGTGGGTTGGGACCTAGATCCAGATCCTTCAGTGATCTGGCCTGATCCTCTGATGGAAAGGCAGCCGTAACATCTTTGCTGTTTGAAACCAGTTTGTGCAGCCTCCGATTAGAGCAAGCCAGCATGTCCTATGTCCTCTTTAGTACATCGATTGTTGCTTTTGGGGAAGGTAAGGTAAGGATTTTAGTCCAGCATCCATGTTAAAATTTCTCTCATTGAACTGCCACGCATCTTGACCAAACTCCTCTTCACCCTCTTGAGCTACACGCTGAAAGCAGTAAATTGCTACTGCAGGAGAGGGACTATTCCCGACAACATGGACCTTCATGTGGTATGCCATCACTTCATTGTCTGGGTTGTTGTTGTGGAACTAGAGAAACCTCAAATTTCCTGTCTGCTGGTCGGACTTTGAAGCAGTGGAACATTTGTTGAATGTCCACAGTGAAAGCAATTGGCTCTTTCCTGAATTGCATGAAAACCCCAAGGAGACTGTTATTGAGGTACGGTCCAGTTAAGAGAATTGTATTTAGTGAGAAGCCTTTGTACTGAGCACTTCAGTCGAAGACTACTCTGATTTGTGAATGCTTCATAGGGTGGGACACTCCAAAGCAAGGTAGGTACCAGGCCTGTTCATTTGGATTTAGTGGAAGAGCTAATTCTGCATGGTCACAAAAAGTTTGTCCATGAAGGCTATGAAATCATCTCTCATTTTATGCTTCCTCCTGAAGGACCGCTCTAGCGAATTTAGGCGTTCCAACACCTGAGATCGATTAACTGGAAGATATGGCCGTGGCTGTCTGAATGGGAGTGAAGCAACCCAAGAATTTCCCACATATTGGTAGAGCTTTCTCTCCATGATCTGTAAGAAAAGTGCACACTCAATGGACTGGGTTGATGTATAAGATAACTTCATCTTTTGTTCTCTGAAACGCATCCCACTCTGACATCTTTTGAATCTCTCCTTTGAGTGGATCTTTGTGAGGCTTGGGGTGAGATGAAAAATATAACTTTCCCTTACTCTGTAGATATTAAGACATTAGTTGAAAAGAGTAGGCCATCCATTGTCCTGAATGCTGGTGTGATAAATTTGAACTGATGTACATTCCCGAGGCACATGTCTCTAATAATTACCCAGCCCAAATCTAATCTCTGTGCATTGGGCAGACTATTCACTTGTGTTTGGGCTTTATGGACTCTGATAATATGCCTAACAGAAGGAGAATGGGGTCTTGTGGATCAAGTTCTGGAATGCTCTTTACTAGAGGTTTCAGGTGAGTATGGTGAAGTGCCACTTCTGGAGTGGGAATCTCTTCACGATAGTCTGGAATCTCTTTGATCGCATTACcccggagacatagcgcgtgtggaggctattctccgcggcatccacgcacaacttgccacgcgccccactgagagcgagaaccacacattacagCGACCTGGGCTGGTAGTCCGTGTCAATACTCGCGGAGCTACCCAGGATCCCCTGGAGTCATCTTTGTACTTCGAACCAACAGTGAGCAATTTCTCCTGCAGATTGAATGGCAGTTTCTGTACTATTGGACTTATGCCACGGGGTGTGTCTAGATGGAAAAGAACCAAAAGATCACCATCATTCTTGGCTGCTTGGACCCATAAGCAAATCTCCTAGCCCTCGAAGTTTGCGATTTGACTTTGTTTGAAATTTTGGGAAAGCTCTCCAATCTCTCAAATAGTGAAGTCTCTATAATTTCTGGTAAACCATATATTTGATCCTTTATTAGTTTAAACCCTTGTAAAGGATGATTGATGTGTTCAGCTCTGTGTTTTGCATGCTCTGCTGACTCACTACCTAACCATTTCACAAGCAGATCCAATTCCTCACTGGGAGAGAGGCTAAGATCTCTGGTGCTTATGAAGGATGCCCTCCATGCCCTGAAACTCTCTGGTTGATCATTAAACTGCATAAACCCTGTGGACACCAATTCATGTCTTGCAATGAACCTGACAAGATCAGACATTTGCTCATTTGGATGCAAGTTACTTCGGTGCAGTTCAGTTTGCGAGCATGTggcaatgtgtgtttgtgcagaatTGATTCTCGCCTGCCTTTTGTGCATTCCTCTTATCTCTTCTTTGGAATGCTGCTGGTAGTGGGCGATGCATTTCACAAGATGGATTCGACTAATGATTGTCATACTGTGCTGGAGTCACAAAGTTTTCATTTGCAGTCTGAGAAATGGTTGGTCATTGCACATGCTCTGTGCAAGTTGTGCTTTGTGTGATATTTCATGATGCAAGGAAGAGCTATGCTGATCATAATAATTTTGCGTCTGAGAATAAGTGTTATAGTTACGCAGAGCTTTTTGAGTCAACAACATTAAGGACCATAAGTACTGGCATTTGTGGATCCTCTACACCAGGTGTGTCAAACTCCGTTCCTGGAGGGCCGAAGCCATGCAGAGTTCAGTTCCatccctgctccaaaatgcctccaagcactcctgaagaccttgatttgCTGCTTCaggtgtttaattagggttggagctaaactctgagtttgacacccctgctctacACATTCAGAATGTTCCTCTAGATATGTTTTGTACGATAATTTGTGTCCTCTTCTGGCAGATCTATTTTGCTTATATTCTCCACGCTTTCTTGCTCTACAGCATTTCTAAGGCCTCTGCCCTCACTTGTTGTCCGCAGCTCTTTTTTTTCAAGCCGTAGTGTTTCTCATGATGCCTCCAGTTGCGCTTGCTGCACTTCAAATTGACTCTCTCTTTTGGCGAATGCAACTCCAGCTTTGGCTGCTTGAGCCATTGCAGCAGCAGCTACAACATTTGATGAGCTGTGAGAGCACGAGCATGATACATTGGAGCTGCGTCTCTGCGATTCTGACTTAAAACTCAACTTGGACATTGTAAATAGGAAGATGACTGATGACTAGCTCCCCGCTGTGAGGTTGTAACTTTCTGAACAACTGAGAGTTGGATGCTGGAAGGTGTCGTTTTACAGTTCTACCGTCTTTCTCATGCCTCGCTTGAGTTTACAGTTAGTTAACTCATCCAAATGACAACTGACAAAGTAGTTTCGTCACCTCTTTACTGGTGTCAACTGAATGGGtaaaactgcagaaaatacaAGGATGACATAGTAAATACATAACGTTAACAAATATATCCAATTATAGCTAACAAATGCTCTTAGTCCACAATAAGAAATGCAGCAATGAGCAGAGCCCATGAACAAATGGTAGAAAATAGCTTGTAAATaatattaaacaactttacatgaATCAAtcctggtttggaacaacattacggtgagtaaattacttttttgggtgaactattctgttaaattatattttgcaatcTATCTTTTGTTTTATGCCCATCCCAGAAATCAGTAATCACCTCCCCTTAAACCGCATATTGTGTAGGTTTAGTTTTGTTTAAATAtcttttactgtcattttatgaCCTGTTACTATGCTTACTCTTTCTGCGTTTATCTTGGGTTAGTAAACTGATAAAGGGTGCCATGGCCACCATCCTGTTACTGTGAATCTTTAACTATTTCTTTGTTTTAGACATCTACATTGATGAGAAGAAACAGTGCTACAAAGATTTAGGCTTCAAAAGGTATGAGGATAAACTTGTGATGTGTAATGTATACTCAAGAATCTCTTAAAAATgtcaatgtcattgcattagataaccaaATATTAAAGGGGcatctgcaaataaattattttaaatgactttaaagctactggtgtcaaggtgatttttagtggatgtatgtaGTTCCAGTACAGGTGCAGCACATTAACTATCAACCAGATCTACTAACATTTGTCAAGTGTCCAAAGAGTATATCTTTTTGTTTTCTTAGTTGAAACCTAACAAATAAATTTTTAAGTGACTTTGTCATTGTGCATTTTTGCTTGTATAATATGTTGTCACAAAGTGCTAAAAACACATGAAGGACCATTTTATAAACATCAACacttttataaaatatttctGTTTACCCTACGCAGGTACAACGCCATGAATGTGGTACCAGCTGCTATGGGAAAGAAAGTACGAGAAATTGCCTCAAAGGTATTCATAACACGAACTGATAtatcttaaagggatggttcacacaaagatgaaaattctcatcattttctcaccctcatgccatcatagatgtgtatgactttctttcttctgcaaaacacaaagatttttagaagaatatttcagctctgtaggtccatacaatgcaagtgaatgggtaccaacattttaacGCTCcggaaagcacataaaggcagcataaagtaatacataagactccagtggtttaatccatgtcttcagaagagatatgacaggtgtgggtgacaaacggatcaatatttaagtcctttttactatcaatctccactttcacatttttcctctttgtttttggcaattcacattcttcaaacatgtcgccacctactgtgcagggaggagaatttatggtaaaaactgacATAAATATTggactttctcacccacacttatcatatctcttctgaagacatagattgaaccactggagttttatggattgcttttatgctgtttttgtgtttgttttttattttttttagcttcaaaatttTTAGCACCCACTCACTCGCAATGTGAATAAATAGTAGCagtaaaaaaaggtttaaactgctttATTTAGTGAACTTGACATGCACCTGCAATATTTTCTTGCATTTCTGCACTTTTTGAATGTGCAGCGAGGATTGCCCTGAAGCACTCCGTTACAATGAAGCACGTCATTCTCCAATTCAGGATATGCATTTTGTACCCCTCTGTATTAGAGCCTTTCTTGTATCTTATATTGATAGCTTTGTGCGATAAGatgttatttagcctatttatttgttatatatattttttagttatgTTAAAGTGCTGCACTTTTAGTGTCCGTATATCCCTCTGAAATGTGTCTTATGTGTGAACGTGGAGCCTCGTTATACATTATTATCTTTAACATAGACTAGTTGATTATAAAAATTGGTAATTATGCACATCCCTATTGAGCAGAATGTTAGTGATTGacagcctcagtaaccattcatttatattgtatgaaaaaatgtgcaatgaaagtaaatggtgactgaggctatagaaagtcatacgggtttggagcgGTAAATTCTGAAATGAAAATTttctattttgggtgaactataatttaataatgattaaatgactttttttgtagacattattttaataatggCAGGCTTAAACTTCTGTGCAACTTCTTCTGGTTTGAAGGCTAGCGCAGAAGGAATTCATGGCAACTTCAGCGGAGATCTTCTGCAGAGTGGAGGCATGTTTATAGTCGCTAAAGGTACCAAGTCCAAAACATTCACACAACCTACTTTAGAGATGTCATGTGTGATTCCAATCGTTAAAATGGGATAATTCATTAGTTAtcataaataaacaatatgtttaaCAGCATGTATTAtcttttaaattttaataaataaaaaacattgttagttcatgttaacaaatggaaccttattgtaaagtgttacccatatgCTTATAGTGATTGTTTTTGGACCTATAatatcagagaacataactttctTTGTGGAgttgtcactagagggcagtaTGACTTCACATTTTTGTGGTGTAGCACATGCAAA
Encoded proteins:
- the prxl2b gene encoding prostamide/prostaglandin F synthase, with product MSSVDMTKLGANKLKNSTTGEMVEIGSLWRDQTVILFFLRRFGCQVCRWMAAEVSKLEKDLKANGVALIGIGPEDMGVKEFKDGEFFKGDIYIDEKKQCYKDLGFKRYNAMNVVPAAMGKKVREIASKASAEGIHGNFSGDLLQSGGMFIVAKGGEKVLLHFVQKTPADNASLDDITKALGISANVQAGEKPQCSDEVCTR